In Altererythrobacter aquiaggeris, the genomic stretch GCGGCAGCACGGTTGACGCCGAACAATTCCGCCGTAGCAACAACCAGTAGCGGCCGCACACGCTTGCCGCCGCCGATCGCGGCGTAGCGCATGGCATCAAACAGTCTGGCACGCGAATCGTCGGGAACGGGCAGGAAACCGTCGAAGGCGGAATCGACCTCGGCCTGGATCTTTCGCAGGCCCTCGGCCAGAATATCACTTTCGACTTCGGCTACCGGCACCGGTTCAGCCCTCCGCATCGAACGGCGCGGTCCCCGAAGGTTTCCCGTCCGGTCCGGTGACAATCTTGTCGATCCGTGCCTGCGCCGCGTCCAGCCGCGCCTGACAATGCCCGCGCAGTTTCTCGCCGCGTTCGTACAGCGCGATGGAATCGTCCAGCGCAACTTCACCGCTTTCGAGCTTGCGGACGACTTCCTCCAACGCGCGCAATGCGT encodes the following:
- a CDS encoding exodeoxyribonuclease VII small subunit; protein product: MTQPENDISQMTFEDALRALEEVVRKLESGEVALDDSIALYERGEKLRGHCQARLDAAQARIDKIVTGPDGKPSGTAPFDAEG